The Megachile rotundata isolate GNS110a chromosome 11, iyMegRotu1, whole genome shotgun sequence genome includes a region encoding these proteins:
- the LOC100877500 gene encoding uncharacterized protein LOC100877500 isoform X3: MEISPRKPSKRSQEPVDEWLQTEGYFRKHAPKDPTCLFRAVSEQVYTTQHYHIRVRKECVEFMRKMKHLFIENITIPFDNYIEQMACFTEWGGVNEIQAMSLLYEREFIIFNGQKQISHNVTNNGFKDTIYLCHTPPKQYESIYSRDFVATAAYCQSIVYQVLYKNVFGMTDIEDTVHKMLHDRSGTFRHDKFFLKGNLEMRDQLATEIYTKLENGTDEVDDTQVVSKNVPPFPYRIAKALDPNIYRNTDFDIWHEIRREVKNAGWIRHNSHELQVGGKCLVQMDFNEENVDEANNNNVYVSSLEKESDNDIKTIQTKGKQDPIFFYGHIQEMSKNQGPVLVFIEELGEKKVVPYSALKPLPLKKNKQNNWLSTCKRNVLLDSNQKWKKTCGTTPRKIKESTNMNILSNNVDKIGNNDNDINKNNFQWKEGNLKVDQRGYENYPMEKCSNYSVNNSIPARNILDNTQSAVDSVKQENNKERKEKISFTNKNSENNMIKNLKSDGANNNNTGFNSYSKQRVQKEAYYSTYPGDSTTQMDNMLRSINCSVQKSVDINGSDLPLSDPFTLRFFYNLGLEYFRGNTNWSYLTNGQSPDFGQWYQGVPQNDVEVVNITNNAMKNCTLTQRKENNDQKETGTPQLACNGNENKNDTSETQTVKTEDLKGDHGNDLYSTRDKDQEPINREAPRMSRSSVGPRFKKDTRHRSTQHFSSSNNQYSSNETSNSKSPKLEKEMKDDANIQHSHLMPQQMHTPTNAINSYQVPYMQHGIYTGLPYYGNEAEGFVNSYYPPNTGFFPIPCLPHSEIPDSNGIQPYSPHMCPGMDYAQAYSGLCPSYVCPQPAPYTMPPQNVQEHWYAVAGQPHYMQYAPVMPVTAETTCNGIAQSASPNVSP, from the exons ATGGAAATATCACCTAGAAAACCATCTAAACGATCACAAGAACCTGTGGATGAATGGCTACAAACTGAAGGATATTTCAGAAAACATGCTCCCAAAGATCCAACTTGTCTGTTTAGAGCAGTTAGTGAACAAGTTTATACGACGCAACATTATCACATAAGAGTCAGGAAAGAATGTGTAGAATTTATGAGGAAAATGAAACACTTATTTATAGAG aacATAACGATTCCATTTGACAATTATATCGAGCAAATGGCTTGTTTCACCGAATGGGGTGGTGTTAATGAAATTCAAGCCATGTCATTGCTTTACGAAagagaatttattatatttaatggtCAAAAGCAAATCAGTCACAATGTTACTAACAATGGTTTCAAAGATACAATATACCTGTGTCACACCCCACCAAAACAATATGAAAGTATATATTCCAGAGATTTTGTTGCGACTGCTGCTTATTGCCAAT CTATTGTTTATcaagtattatataaaaatgtctttggAATGACTGATATAGAAGATACTGTTCATAAAATGTTACATGATCGAAGTGGTACATTTAGGCACGACAAGTTTTTCCTTAAAGGCAATTTAGAGATGAGGGA TCAGCTGGCTACAGAAATATatacaaaacttgaaaatggAACTGATGAGGTTGATGATACACAAGTTGTATCAAAAAATGTACCACCTTTTCCATATAGAATCGCTAAAGCTCTTGATCCCAATATCTATCGCAATACTGATTTTGATATTTGGCATGAAATCAGAAGAG AAGTTAAAAATGCAGGATGGATTAGACACAATAGCCATGAACTTCAAGTTGGAGGCAAATGTTTAGTACAAATGGACTTTAATGAGGAGAATGTTGACgaagctaataataataatgtttatgTATCTTCTCTTGAAAAGGAATCTGATAATGATATAAAAACAATACAGACAAAGGGTAAACAAGATCCTATCTTTTTTTATGGACATATACAAGAAATGAGTAAAAATCAGGGACCAGTACTAGTTTTTATTGAAGAATTAGGAGAGAAAAAAGTTGTACCCTATTCTGCTCTTAAGCCATTGCctttaaaaaagaataaacaGAACAATTGGCTATCAACGTGTAAGAGGAACGTGCTCTTAGATTCGA ATCAGAAATGGAAAAAAACATGTGGCACAACTCCGCGAAAAATCAAAGAATCTACTAATATGAACATTCTATCAAACAATGTTGATAAAATTGGGAATAATGATAacgatattaacaaaaataattttcagtggAAAGAAGGAAATTt AAAGGTAGATCAACGGGGATATGAAAATTATCCGATGGAAAAGTGTTCCAATTATTCAGTTAAT AATTCAATACCTGCAAGAAACATTCTTGATAATACTCAATCTGCAGTGGATTCTGTTAAgcaagaaaataataaagaacGCAAAGAGAAAATCTcgtttacaaataaaaattctgagAATAATAtgataaagaatttaaaatctgatggtgcaaataataataatacaggtTTCAATTCATACTCTAAACAAAGAGTGCAAAAGGAAGCTTATTATTCGACATATCCCG GAGATTCTACGACTCAAATGGACAATATGCTACGTTCTATTAATTGTTCTGTTCAAAAAAGCGTTGATATAAATGGTAGTGATTTACCATTATCAG ATCCATTCACTTtaagatttttttataatttaggatTAGAG tatTTTCGTGGTAACACTAACTGGAGCTATTTAACAAATGGACAATCGCCTGACTTTGGACAATGGTATCAAG GAGTACCTCAAAATGATGTGGAAGTTGTGAATATTACAAATAACGCAATGAAGAACTGTACATTGActcaaagaaaagaaaataatgatCAAAAAGAAACGGGCACACCCCAATTGGCGTGTAacggaaatgaaaataaaaatgatactaGCGAAACACAAACTGTAAAGACTGAAGATTTAAAAGGTGACCATGGGAATGACTTGTATTCGACTCGTGATAAGGACCAGGAGCCTATTAATAGAGAAGCGCCTCGTATGAGTAGAAGCAGTGTGGGCCCAAGATTTAAAAAAGATA CTCGACATCGTTCTACTCAACATTTCTCATCATCAAACAATCAATATTCATCCAATGAAACATccaattctaaatctccaaagttaGAGAAGGAAATGAAAGATGATGCAAATATACAACATTCTCATTTAATGCCTCAACAGATGCATACACCTACAAATGCGATAAACTCTTATCAAGTACCCTATATGCAGCATGGCATATATACTGGGTTACCATACTATGGTAACGAGGCAGAGGGATTCGTGAATTCTTATTACCCTCCGAATACAGGATTTTTTCCAATCCCTTGCTTACCACATTCTGAAATACCGGATAGCAATg
- the cib gene encoding thymosin beta cib isoform X2, with amino-acid sequence MSSPSLKDLPKVALDLKSELEGFNHGCMKKAATAEKNVLPSAEDVAAEKTQQTLMSGIETFDPTSLKHTETQEKNPLPDKDAIQQEKGKQQLISGIENFDPAKLKHAETLEKNPLPTKEAIDAEKIAA; translated from the exons ATGTCGAGTCCGTCGTTGAAAGACCTGCCAAAAGTAGCCTTAGACTTGAAAAGCGAATTAGAAGGTTTCAATCATGGCTGCATGAAGAAAGCTGCGACGGCCGAAAAAAATGTTTTACCTTCCGCTGAAG ATGTAGCCGCGGAGAAGACTCAACAAACGTTGATGTCGGGCATCGAGACATTCGACCCGACCAGTTTGAAACACACCGAAACTCAAGAAAAGAATCCGTTACCTGATAAGGACG CGATTCAACAAGAAAAAGGAAAGCAGCAATTAATCtctggaattgaaaatttcgatCCTGCAAAGCTGAAACACGCCGAAACGCTTGAGAAAAATCCCTTGCCTACCAAAGAAG CAATTGACGCCGAAAAAATAGCTGCTTAA
- the LOC100877500 gene encoding uncharacterized protein LOC100877500 isoform X1 yields the protein MEISPRKPSKRSQEPVDEWLQTEGYFRKHAPKDPTCLFRAVSEQVYTTQHYHIRVRKECVEFMRKMKHLFIENITIPFDNYIEQMACFTEWGGVNEIQAMSLLYEREFIIFNGQKQISHNVTNNGFKDTIYLCHTPPKQYESIYSRDFVATAAYCQSIVYQVLYKNVFGMTDIEDTVHKMLHDRSGTFRHDKFFLKGNLEMREFNYVFSQLATEIYTKLENGTDEVDDTQVVSKNVPPFPYRIAKALDPNIYRNTDFDIWHEIRREVKNAGWIRHNSHELQVGGKCLVQMDFNEENVDEANNNNVYVSSLEKESDNDIKTIQTKGKQDPIFFYGHIQEMSKNQGPVLVFIEELGEKKVVPYSALKPLPLKKNKQNNWLSTCKRNVLLDSNQKWKKTCGTTPRKIKESTNMNILSNNVDKIGNNDNDINKNNFQWKEGNLKVDQRGYENYPMEKCSNYSVNNSIPARNILDNTQSAVDSVKQENNKERKEKISFTNKNSENNMIKNLKSDGANNNNTGFNSYSKQRVQKEAYYSTYPGDSTTQMDNMLRSINCSVQKSVDINGSDLPLSDPFTLRFFYNLGLEYFRGNTNWSYLTNGQSPDFGQWYQGVPQNDVEVVNITNNAMKNCTLTQRKENNDQKETGTPQLACNGNENKNDTSETQTVKTEDLKGDHGNDLYSTRDKDQEPINREAPRMSRSSVGPRFKKDTRHRSTQHFSSSNNQYSSNETSNSKSPKLEKEMKDDANIQHSHLMPQQMHTPTNAINSYQVPYMQHGIYTGLPYYGNEAEGFVNSYYPPNTGFFPIPCLPHSEIPDSNGIQPYSPHMCPGMDYAQAYSGLCPSYVCPQPAPYTMPPQNVQEHWYAVAGQPHYMQYAPVMPVTAETTCNGIAQSASPNVSP from the exons ATGGAAATATCACCTAGAAAACCATCTAAACGATCACAAGAACCTGTGGATGAATGGCTACAAACTGAAGGATATTTCAGAAAACATGCTCCCAAAGATCCAACTTGTCTGTTTAGAGCAGTTAGTGAACAAGTTTATACGACGCAACATTATCACATAAGAGTCAGGAAAGAATGTGTAGAATTTATGAGGAAAATGAAACACTTATTTATAGAG aacATAACGATTCCATTTGACAATTATATCGAGCAAATGGCTTGTTTCACCGAATGGGGTGGTGTTAATGAAATTCAAGCCATGTCATTGCTTTACGAAagagaatttattatatttaatggtCAAAAGCAAATCAGTCACAATGTTACTAACAATGGTTTCAAAGATACAATATACCTGTGTCACACCCCACCAAAACAATATGAAAGTATATATTCCAGAGATTTTGTTGCGACTGCTGCTTATTGCCAAT CTATTGTTTATcaagtattatataaaaatgtctttggAATGACTGATATAGAAGATACTGTTCATAAAATGTTACATGATCGAAGTGGTACATTTAGGCACGACAAGTTTTTCCTTAAAGGCAATTTAGAGATGAGGGA ATTTAACTATGTGTTTAGTCAGCTGGCTACAGAAATATatacaaaacttgaaaatggAACTGATGAGGTTGATGATACACAAGTTGTATCAAAAAATGTACCACCTTTTCCATATAGAATCGCTAAAGCTCTTGATCCCAATATCTATCGCAATACTGATTTTGATATTTGGCATGAAATCAGAAGAG AAGTTAAAAATGCAGGATGGATTAGACACAATAGCCATGAACTTCAAGTTGGAGGCAAATGTTTAGTACAAATGGACTTTAATGAGGAGAATGTTGACgaagctaataataataatgtttatgTATCTTCTCTTGAAAAGGAATCTGATAATGATATAAAAACAATACAGACAAAGGGTAAACAAGATCCTATCTTTTTTTATGGACATATACAAGAAATGAGTAAAAATCAGGGACCAGTACTAGTTTTTATTGAAGAATTAGGAGAGAAAAAAGTTGTACCCTATTCTGCTCTTAAGCCATTGCctttaaaaaagaataaacaGAACAATTGGCTATCAACGTGTAAGAGGAACGTGCTCTTAGATTCGA ATCAGAAATGGAAAAAAACATGTGGCACAACTCCGCGAAAAATCAAAGAATCTACTAATATGAACATTCTATCAAACAATGTTGATAAAATTGGGAATAATGATAacgatattaacaaaaataattttcagtggAAAGAAGGAAATTt AAAGGTAGATCAACGGGGATATGAAAATTATCCGATGGAAAAGTGTTCCAATTATTCAGTTAAT AATTCAATACCTGCAAGAAACATTCTTGATAATACTCAATCTGCAGTGGATTCTGTTAAgcaagaaaataataaagaacGCAAAGAGAAAATCTcgtttacaaataaaaattctgagAATAATAtgataaagaatttaaaatctgatggtgcaaataataataatacaggtTTCAATTCATACTCTAAACAAAGAGTGCAAAAGGAAGCTTATTATTCGACATATCCCG GAGATTCTACGACTCAAATGGACAATATGCTACGTTCTATTAATTGTTCTGTTCAAAAAAGCGTTGATATAAATGGTAGTGATTTACCATTATCAG ATCCATTCACTTtaagatttttttataatttaggatTAGAG tatTTTCGTGGTAACACTAACTGGAGCTATTTAACAAATGGACAATCGCCTGACTTTGGACAATGGTATCAAG GAGTACCTCAAAATGATGTGGAAGTTGTGAATATTACAAATAACGCAATGAAGAACTGTACATTGActcaaagaaaagaaaataatgatCAAAAAGAAACGGGCACACCCCAATTGGCGTGTAacggaaatgaaaataaaaatgatactaGCGAAACACAAACTGTAAAGACTGAAGATTTAAAAGGTGACCATGGGAATGACTTGTATTCGACTCGTGATAAGGACCAGGAGCCTATTAATAGAGAAGCGCCTCGTATGAGTAGAAGCAGTGTGGGCCCAAGATTTAAAAAAGATA CTCGACATCGTTCTACTCAACATTTCTCATCATCAAACAATCAATATTCATCCAATGAAACATccaattctaaatctccaaagttaGAGAAGGAAATGAAAGATGATGCAAATATACAACATTCTCATTTAATGCCTCAACAGATGCATACACCTACAAATGCGATAAACTCTTATCAAGTACCCTATATGCAGCATGGCATATATACTGGGTTACCATACTATGGTAACGAGGCAGAGGGATTCGTGAATTCTTATTACCCTCCGAATACAGGATTTTTTCCAATCCCTTGCTTACCACATTCTGAAATACCGGATAGCAATg
- the cib gene encoding thymosin beta cib isoform X1 yields MSSPSLKDLPKVALDLKSELEGFNHGCMKKAATAEKNVLPSAEDVRQERQHSELIHDVESFKQDQLKHADTKEKIILPNAKDVAAEKTQQTLMSGIETFDPTSLKHTETQEKNPLPDKDAIQQEKGKQQLISGIENFDPAKLKHAETLEKNPLPTKEAIDAEKIAA; encoded by the exons ATGTCGAGTCCGTCGTTGAAAGACCTGCCAAAAGTAGCCTTAGACTTGAAAAGCGAATTAGAAGGTTTCAATCATGGCTGCATGAAGAAAGCTGCGACGGCCGAAAAAAATGTTTTACCTTCCGCTGAAG ACgtacgacaagaacgacaacaTTCCGAATTAATCCACGATGTGGAGTCTTTTAAACAAGATCAGTTGAAACATGCCGACACGAAAGAGAAGATCATTTTACCCAATGCCAAAG ATGTAGCCGCGGAGAAGACTCAACAAACGTTGATGTCGGGCATCGAGACATTCGACCCGACCAGTTTGAAACACACCGAAACTCAAGAAAAGAATCCGTTACCTGATAAGGACG CGATTCAACAAGAAAAAGGAAAGCAGCAATTAATCtctggaattgaaaatttcgatCCTGCAAAGCTGAAACACGCCGAAACGCTTGAGAAAAATCCCTTGCCTACCAAAGAAG CAATTGACGCCGAAAAAATAGCTGCTTAA
- the LOC100877500 gene encoding uncharacterized protein LOC100877500 isoform X2 gives MEISPRKPSKRSQEPVDEWLQTEGYFRKHAPKDPTCLFRAVSEQVYTTQHYHIRVRKECVEFMRKMKHLFIENITIPFDNYIEQMACFTEWGGVNEIQAMSLLYEREFIIFNGQKQISHNVTNNGFKDTIYLCHTPPKQYESIYSRDFVATAAYCQSIVYQVLYKNVFGMTDIEDTVHKMLHDRSGTFRHDKFFLKGNLEMREFNYVFSQLATEIYTKLENGTDEVDDTQVVSKNVPPFPYRIAKALDPNIYRNTDFDIWHEIRRVKNAGWIRHNSHELQVGGKCLVQMDFNEENVDEANNNNVYVSSLEKESDNDIKTIQTKGKQDPIFFYGHIQEMSKNQGPVLVFIEELGEKKVVPYSALKPLPLKKNKQNNWLSTCKRNVLLDSNQKWKKTCGTTPRKIKESTNMNILSNNVDKIGNNDNDINKNNFQWKEGNLKVDQRGYENYPMEKCSNYSVNNSIPARNILDNTQSAVDSVKQENNKERKEKISFTNKNSENNMIKNLKSDGANNNNTGFNSYSKQRVQKEAYYSTYPGDSTTQMDNMLRSINCSVQKSVDINGSDLPLSDPFTLRFFYNLGLEYFRGNTNWSYLTNGQSPDFGQWYQGVPQNDVEVVNITNNAMKNCTLTQRKENNDQKETGTPQLACNGNENKNDTSETQTVKTEDLKGDHGNDLYSTRDKDQEPINREAPRMSRSSVGPRFKKDTRHRSTQHFSSSNNQYSSNETSNSKSPKLEKEMKDDANIQHSHLMPQQMHTPTNAINSYQVPYMQHGIYTGLPYYGNEAEGFVNSYYPPNTGFFPIPCLPHSEIPDSNGIQPYSPHMCPGMDYAQAYSGLCPSYVCPQPAPYTMPPQNVQEHWYAVAGQPHYMQYAPVMPVTAETTCNGIAQSASPNVSP, from the exons ATGGAAATATCACCTAGAAAACCATCTAAACGATCACAAGAACCTGTGGATGAATGGCTACAAACTGAAGGATATTTCAGAAAACATGCTCCCAAAGATCCAACTTGTCTGTTTAGAGCAGTTAGTGAACAAGTTTATACGACGCAACATTATCACATAAGAGTCAGGAAAGAATGTGTAGAATTTATGAGGAAAATGAAACACTTATTTATAGAG aacATAACGATTCCATTTGACAATTATATCGAGCAAATGGCTTGTTTCACCGAATGGGGTGGTGTTAATGAAATTCAAGCCATGTCATTGCTTTACGAAagagaatttattatatttaatggtCAAAAGCAAATCAGTCACAATGTTACTAACAATGGTTTCAAAGATACAATATACCTGTGTCACACCCCACCAAAACAATATGAAAGTATATATTCCAGAGATTTTGTTGCGACTGCTGCTTATTGCCAAT CTATTGTTTATcaagtattatataaaaatgtctttggAATGACTGATATAGAAGATACTGTTCATAAAATGTTACATGATCGAAGTGGTACATTTAGGCACGACAAGTTTTTCCTTAAAGGCAATTTAGAGATGAGGGA ATTTAACTATGTGTTTAGTCAGCTGGCTACAGAAATATatacaaaacttgaaaatggAACTGATGAGGTTGATGATACACAAGTTGTATCAAAAAATGTACCACCTTTTCCATATAGAATCGCTAAAGCTCTTGATCCCAATATCTATCGCAATACTGATTTTGATATTTGGCATGAAATCAGAAGAG TTAAAAATGCAGGATGGATTAGACACAATAGCCATGAACTTCAAGTTGGAGGCAAATGTTTAGTACAAATGGACTTTAATGAGGAGAATGTTGACgaagctaataataataatgtttatgTATCTTCTCTTGAAAAGGAATCTGATAATGATATAAAAACAATACAGACAAAGGGTAAACAAGATCCTATCTTTTTTTATGGACATATACAAGAAATGAGTAAAAATCAGGGACCAGTACTAGTTTTTATTGAAGAATTAGGAGAGAAAAAAGTTGTACCCTATTCTGCTCTTAAGCCATTGCctttaaaaaagaataaacaGAACAATTGGCTATCAACGTGTAAGAGGAACGTGCTCTTAGATTCGA ATCAGAAATGGAAAAAAACATGTGGCACAACTCCGCGAAAAATCAAAGAATCTACTAATATGAACATTCTATCAAACAATGTTGATAAAATTGGGAATAATGATAacgatattaacaaaaataattttcagtggAAAGAAGGAAATTt AAAGGTAGATCAACGGGGATATGAAAATTATCCGATGGAAAAGTGTTCCAATTATTCAGTTAAT AATTCAATACCTGCAAGAAACATTCTTGATAATACTCAATCTGCAGTGGATTCTGTTAAgcaagaaaataataaagaacGCAAAGAGAAAATCTcgtttacaaataaaaattctgagAATAATAtgataaagaatttaaaatctgatggtgcaaataataataatacaggtTTCAATTCATACTCTAAACAAAGAGTGCAAAAGGAAGCTTATTATTCGACATATCCCG GAGATTCTACGACTCAAATGGACAATATGCTACGTTCTATTAATTGTTCTGTTCAAAAAAGCGTTGATATAAATGGTAGTGATTTACCATTATCAG ATCCATTCACTTtaagatttttttataatttaggatTAGAG tatTTTCGTGGTAACACTAACTGGAGCTATTTAACAAATGGACAATCGCCTGACTTTGGACAATGGTATCAAG GAGTACCTCAAAATGATGTGGAAGTTGTGAATATTACAAATAACGCAATGAAGAACTGTACATTGActcaaagaaaagaaaataatgatCAAAAAGAAACGGGCACACCCCAATTGGCGTGTAacggaaatgaaaataaaaatgatactaGCGAAACACAAACTGTAAAGACTGAAGATTTAAAAGGTGACCATGGGAATGACTTGTATTCGACTCGTGATAAGGACCAGGAGCCTATTAATAGAGAAGCGCCTCGTATGAGTAGAAGCAGTGTGGGCCCAAGATTTAAAAAAGATA CTCGACATCGTTCTACTCAACATTTCTCATCATCAAACAATCAATATTCATCCAATGAAACATccaattctaaatctccaaagttaGAGAAGGAAATGAAAGATGATGCAAATATACAACATTCTCATTTAATGCCTCAACAGATGCATACACCTACAAATGCGATAAACTCTTATCAAGTACCCTATATGCAGCATGGCATATATACTGGGTTACCATACTATGGTAACGAGGCAGAGGGATTCGTGAATTCTTATTACCCTCCGAATACAGGATTTTTTCCAATCCCTTGCTTACCACATTCTGAAATACCGGATAGCAATg